One Parasteatoda tepidariorum isolate YZ-2023 chromosome 1, CAS_Ptep_4.0, whole genome shotgun sequence genomic window, taaaatttttgctgaaaGAGATTTGTTTCGacattgattttcatttttctttcttttttttttaaaaaaaagaatttttctaaaaaaaataaaaaagctgattttgataaaagaaaatgtgaggaaatttttttgtaatcgtAGATCATGATTACTCGTCATTGTTTTTTGTTGTGAGTACAATTATTCATgattacaagaaaaattaatatttattgattattttacatAGATTACATTTTTGCTAAACTCTGCTTTTACAAcgtaaaagtaaaatctttaaatccATTGATTCCGTTTTTTatgctgtctttttttttctttcttttttgcgcattattatcttacttttttcttccttatgaAAATAAGATTCTATACATACTTGATTTTTGCTGTGATAATCAGCAACCAGGAGATATGGAAGAGTCAAAAGAGAAGAGTACATTATTCCTGCTATTGGAGATAATAGGATAACTGCCACCTTGTGTTTTGTTATGGCCATTATTATGGTACTGACGGAATATCCCAATTGAGTTCCAATGTAAACAGCTTTGGCacctaaataacaaaataatcttccttaagaaaaatcacaaaaaggTATTAAgactgcaaaatatttaatttgagaatGTTTAAATTAACCCACTGAGTTACAATATTCATAAAAGATGAGATAACTATTCGTCTTCCCTTCTCTACAGCTCACCAATTCTCAGTTTTGTTTAATTGGCTTACaactaactataaataaaaccaTTATCAAATTATGCGTACATATGTTTAcatattacaaaagaaaatttaaacttatctcTATGTTTAAAGTAAATGCACGTagaaatatataacaaatagaAAACTATACTGAATATTTACTGCCataaaacttattgaaatatttttaaaataaaagatattttttgaataaaaaaattaatttttttttaacttaaatttctgtaaaagaaCTGAGAACATGAAAAAATGCCTGTCCCCTCCAAGATttgtgcatttaaatttttttaatacctagTTATAgtttttcaactgaaaaaaaaaatttctgtttcacATCCTTTAGAGAATGTTTCCTCCGTAATCATAAACTTTCTAAATATGTTATTCTTTTCACCTAGAATACCTCAAATATGCCTCAAAGTTttggagaaattaaaaaaaatttcgataaaaaagtacttgtaaaagtttctaatttcctcataaatttaaataaacttcccAGGGTGGAGATAGATGGGATAGTGGacggggaatttttttttagaactctTTTTTGTTCTTACTTTTGCACGATTTTATGCATAAGAAAACGAAGTATcaaggaatataattttgtttagtacaAGAAAGCTTAAATGATTATAtagttattcaaaaaaattgttataaattatttaaaaaactttttttattttattttataactgacgTTGAACAGCTAACTCGATTCGGAGTTCATGACAATCAATGTTCAACTGCATAGTCTTGTAACTTTGAATCTAACCCAGAAGAAAAAGGAACacttggatcaagcattgggacaaactagtcttctgggaggactttttgatggaactaactcaacattacatggaggggaaaaccacgaaaacattcATAATTAGTCGACGGCCaggagattctaacccataatccgtctacaattatagatattttacgtcagcattgtggtcggtgcgaatAGGGAGCAGAAGTCGTATCAACCAGCAACCGCAGGGATTTGAACCTGGCAGGTCACCTCACTGAGAagcaaacgctctatctcctgaaccACTTCTTTTCAGCATATAAAGTATGAAGCAGGCGAAATGATCTCCCGATCATCTGGTAAATGCACCTAATAAAAGTTGGGCCCACtttttgaagtgaaaaagaTATTGTTATGAGCTTGCCTAATTGTACCTTGTCTTTTTCTTATGGAGTCACTTGTAAAGTGACCGGTGATAATTATGATCATTCCTCTCAATCATTGAACAGGATACTTAACAGGAACAATGTCCATGATCAATCggaaatttttaaggaatcgAACTCGtttacattgaattaaaaaggatattaaaagcaaaacatttttcttaagcaGCTGGGTTTTACACTTACCAACTTTCTTTACCAAAGCTTCAACAAAGAGTGAATAGAATGAGCATGATATGCAGAAGAGTGCCAATCCCCAACATCCAAACTGAACACCTTCTTGAAATGTTGCATATTTTGTTGAGTCCTGTGCATCTTGAGGGTCACCTCCAAACACACACTCACCCACAAAATCCGTGAAGTATAACATGTAGCATATGCAGGACATCCACCCCAAGAGGTTCGTCAATGAAAGAATGCGAAGTGACCTGGGCATGTGAACGATAGATAGGAGGTATTCCTTCAATTTCGGACTGTCTTTTGCAACCTCTGTctcatttgtaattttgatttctacatctggaaatataaaatttaaacaaattgtttagATCTAATGAATAgtgactttttttaagtattcttatatataatttaaatttaacattccCTTAATGTAAAGTTTTGTGGccatattttaaatgagttaatcTTCATAACTTGTTCGAAGGTTGTGCTCTATTTGAAAAGTACTttcaaagtttttcttaaatagaatataaatgaaAGGTCGAAGTTTCTCAGAGGAGAAgctaattaaatgaattgtaaaagttaattttaagtacCGTTAATGTCAAATTTAGTTTCCTTATTTCATTAcgcacaaattaatttatatcgaTTGCTCATGTTCAAATgttgtgcaaaatttaaaagtaatttcaaagtatttcttaaataaaatataaatgaacagCACAAATTTCTGTGAGTCGAGTGGATATACAGAGTCTCATTTAGGCAATAACAAGTCTAAATATTCGGAATGTATTTGTAATGCgtaggaatttaaaataatatagatggaaaatcttcataaatttctcatatatataaggagtgaataaaattttcaaaagtagagTTAAGTTGTAGAAATTTGCTTAGagaactataactttaaaaattgtaaacagtACTCGAAATGTCTATGTAAGAAAGATAAAAGCTTAGACTTCAGCCTACGAGTAAGATGACaagtatatttcattaaaaatgaatgaaaatcttAAGTGGGTGAAAAGTTCAAAGCACACTTTAGTTTCATAAAAcactaacaataaaaattgaacttgagaaaaaaaatttattgaaagtacaattcattttttcaaagaaaataaaactatgcgcttttttctgtactttagttcattaacaaataaaatttacatttaacaaAGTCAATCAAGTAGgtatttttaatctgtttctgacattttgatatagaaaatagatattaatttaacatattgttATATCGTTAACATATTGTATATTGTTATataatagatattaatttaacatatgtaattgattatatttccgatctttcaaaaaattttcaacagtttaatatttagaattatttttattttcaaacaaatgttcacatttaatttttgtagtaaagtatttaaaagaaatcataaaattaattattatatatcgTTGCTTTTGTTTATAGTTTCTCTACTTTAGCAATTGTTCgtgtaaaaaaaagtcaaaaatagtaattttcaagtttaaaagttttataactttatacttttctaataattgtttttaaattatgagaaaagctattccttaaaaatttctgttttaaagttcctaggtaaaaattttttgtaaagtttctgttcaaaatattacattgtCAAAAGTGTGAAACttttgaagaaactaaaaattgattatctttctttttactaaaaaacaataaaatttagtataaaaaatgtaataaacataCTTAATAAAACTCTGCTAAATATACTTAATGAAGTTTATACTTAATGAAACACTAAATTTAGAGGAAAAACTACTCTTTGAAAACATAGTTTTCTCTCTTTAGCTACCaacacagtaaaaattattttttttatttgattttttttaatatattcttccgtaaaaagtatgaaatgttaaaacaattaaagtagagagtttttataaaataggaaataataaaaattgaaacttaatgtTTAATTCACACATTCATcacttttaaattatgcaattatgGTCCTAGccttataaaaatagtttttttttcctttaaaaaaaggaacttaaagaatacttttgataagaaataatttgaaaaccaatGTAGAATTATAACTCTCTAATTCTCCTAACCCCATTGAAGCAGGTATTTTAAGACTCGtaactagttttataaaatgaaatgtacatttttttattttattaaaaggatGACAAAGGTTATTTTTTCTGAGACAGCCATGAAAACAAAACTGGGCATAAGagtacaatatttattaagtaagaTAATCTATTCAGTTCTGGTTCATGCTGACTAAGATTGGGTATGAAAAGATAGGATTAAAaggatatttaaatatatatataatttcgaaCTTACTTTGTGATTTATCTAAATccttaaagcttttatttttatctggtacattttcattcaaatttttagaactttcttTGTCATTGGTGAGAGCTTTATTCTTACTTTTTGAATCAATCACTTCTTTTTCTCTATCAGCTCCATGCATTTTCTTGTCGGCTTCATTAAGGTTTTGGTCGACGCTTATTACATccatttcttttgaatttttgtctCCAGTATTTCGGTGAAGTTTCTCTTTGTACTCTTTGTACATTACTGGATCTTTTAAGAGAGGCAGAGGTAATTCAGAAAAACTGTTCAATGATATAGCCAGACAGATgagaaaaattatagtattaattgtaaaaacagCATGAATCTGTCCACCAAGAAGATCTCCAATCCACGTGTTTCCCCAATCTATCGCACCCATGGCGTATCCAAGTGATCCACCAAGTCCTGCCATTATTGTAAATGTGCTCAAGCCAGAAGCGTGATCTGAAGGAATTGATACGTCTAGCAAATATGTCCTGGCGGGAGACTGGCATGAATCAGCACAAAAATCTAGTAAAACGACTCCAATGACTGTAAATGCAATGCTCCATGGTTGAAGATttgaattgttttctaaaatttggtcattttgagattctttaaatagtttattataagTTTCTAAGTCTATTTGTGAACTATTTTGATTGATTAGAgttgaattttctgaaaaataagcGAGATAATATTCTGTCGATAATTCttgcatttttgtaaaatttaaagttctatTAGTTTCCacatcaattttaaatgtactaCTTCTCCCATCAAGAGTACCAGATGGGTTACCGATCGAGGCATGGTTACGTCCAATATCTCCAAGAGCCACACCTATGTGATGTCCACTTGGTACTAAAATGAGACCTAATAAAATGCCTATTGAATACAAGATGATGAAGGGTCGTCTACGACCGTATTTTGATTGACAACTGTCACTCATGGAACCTAATATAGGTGAAAGAATGAGTCCAACTAACGGACTTAAGCACCATATAATTGTGACGTATTTGATACTTAAGCCAAGACTTAAAAGTATAGGGGTCACAAAAGCAGTCTCTGCTGCATAACAGAACTCAATTCCACACACAGCACcacttaattttatgtgttcCCAACGACTCTTGTGTCTAAAAGTGTGACTGTATTTGTCAGGAATGTGTTTGCAGGTAACAGTGTCTGTAGaaacaaagaagtttttaatttttgttgcgATATTCTTTTGTACAGCTTTTCCGCCAGTGAGTATAGTTGAATGTTGTCCCTCTAGTATGGACTCTCCTGTGCTCTCTGTTGTGGAGAAGCCATTAGTCATTGGAGTTTTCTTTCTATCACCtgcaaataaatacaattatagaatttattttcggTGTTGCAAATGATATAAGATGCAATAGCAAgataagtttagtttttatttcattacatttctgAGGGTAAATAACAAAGTTGCTACAATTAGTGCAAGAATAGGGCAGAATCCTCTCTTTTGTGGTAAGCAATAAAAGAGGAAACAGTGAAAACCTactgactttttaaattttatttggctgTTCCCCAACATTGTGTGCATCAGGACGTACCTTGCTATTAAACTAAGCCCAGCAATTTGCAAGTAGGTTAACATTTAATACATATCTGTTATTAAGCATGGTATTTAGAGTTTGTCTTGTTACATACCGAACTTTAAACTGtcattcaaatgtttaaaaatggtgTTTTAAGAGCCCTAATTTTCTATGTGTTCAAAACTGGTATCTTATACTTAATAGTGACTATCATTTATCGTTGTTTTTAGGTAACTGCTGTTTAGGTTACTTAAATCAGAActtgtacttaaaataatattataatgttgGTCGTAGCTTCAGAAATATTCAGTTCTAGATAAATGAACTTGAGTTACCATAAGAACTGAACAATCAGACAAacttaaaatgtgataaacaaagattttatgtaatagtcaaaataatagttaaaaatacaaacatctCAAAATAACTTCACAGCTAAAAACTAGGGAATTGGAGttgcataattaaattaatatatttttatcaaatggaCTAGGCAAGTAAAACTTGTAACACCACAAGATTTAATGTGTTTCCTTTCAAATATGTTGCAAATTTTGGTGTTCTGATTTGTGTCATTGATTTTAGCAACGCGCAGTTTCATAACCATGCTCTTTcattagagaaataaataaactgttaattCAATTTGgtgacttttctttttttccttcctgaAGAGCACCCGTCCAACtgataaatatacattttaatatgattttttgtaagtgtaatttatgaaaagcatatatgtatgtttaaaatttttaggacTTCATTCGTAAATTTTCTTTGCtcacaacaaaaaatttgacggtaaatataaataatatttaagcgtcattggctcagtggttaaggcaTTGGATTTTCATAATGAAAAACTGAGGTTCGATCCCCCCATGATGGCTTGAAGCCTACTTAGCATCAGATCAATGCATACCAGATCATCAAAGGCAACCAGTGCGCAATGGTGACCACGTTGCCCCAATCATGTCATTGTTCAGGAAATTGTTGAGCCTTTAACCTCTGAATCAACATAGCCCTCTGATCTACAATAGGCTGTtgtggaaatattttacttttttgcgagTAATATCTAAACATAAAAGTGATACTATATCGTGGACTCCCAAAAATTAAACTCTTCGTTCAAttcaatttgaaacataaaaggTTGGGAATAATTTGGGTTTGagataaaaatactgaaaatcaaactaaagtaataattttcaaaaataaataaataaaataatatatcgggcaattaaattttacttaccaCCATTGCCTTCCACGTTGTAATTATCAAAACTcatgtttaattcaatttaattgcgataaaaattatttaagctgtCAGTTTTCTTCTATGATGACTTGAGAAAAGAAAGAATCTTaggaatattttactattaaatgtatcttttttgtttgtcttaccccttattaaaattaaaatatttatccctTTTCTTAGCCAATAGCTGAGCTCCGTAGCTGcagctatattttattgtttagataattttaagataaaagcatttatcttaatattatcctgagcattttttttttgtttttatgatgttaattgttttaaaatttatgatggcTTACGCAGgtgctgtaaatatttttta contains:
- the LOC107454796 gene encoding membrane-associated transporter protein isoform X1, with product MSFDNYNVEGNGGDRKKTPMTNGFSTTESTGESILEGQHSTILTGGKAVQKNIATKIKNFFVSTDTVTCKHIPDKYSHTFRHKSRWEHIKLSGAVCGIEFCYAAETAFVTPILLSLGLSIKYVTIIWCLSPLVGLILSPILGSMSDSCQSKYGRRRPFIILYSIGILLGLILVPSGHHIGVALGDIGRNHASIGNPSGTLDGRSSTFKIDVETNRTLNFTKMQELSTEYYLAYFSENSTLINQNSSQIDLETYNKLFKESQNDQILENNSNLQPWSIAFTVIGVVLLDFCADSCQSPARTYLLDVSIPSDHASGLSTFTIMAGLGGSLGYAMGAIDWGNTWIGDLLGGQIHAVFTINTIIFLICLAISLNSFSELPLPLLKDPVMYKEYKEKLHRNTGDKNSKEMDVISVDQNLNEADKKMHGADREKEVIDSKSKNKALTNDKESSKNLNENVPDKNKSFKDLDKSQNVEIKITNETEVAKDSPKLKEYLLSIVHMPRSLRILSLTNLLGWMSCICYMLYFTDFVGECVFGGDPQDAQDSTKYATFQEGVQFGCWGLALFCISCSFYSLFVEALVKKVGAKAVYIGTQLGYSVSTIIMAITKHKVAVILLSPIAGIMYSSLLTLPYLLVADYHSKNQFSKKKKLDPKNARGIGTDVAAISSMMFLAQLLLSVTMGNVAEAIGSSAVPIFAAAILSACGAISATQVTYLSI
- the LOC107454796 gene encoding membrane-associated transporter protein isoform X2, encoding MSFDNYNVEGNGGDRKKTPMTNGFSTTESTGESILEGQHSTILTGGKAVQKNIATKIKNFFVSTDTVTCKHIPDKYSHTFRHKSRWEHIKLSGAVCGIEFCYAAETAFVTPILLSLGLSIKYVTIIWCLSPLVGLILSPILGSMSDSCQSKYGRRRPFIILYSIGILLGLILVPSGHHIGVALGDIGRNHASIGNPSGTLDGRSSTFKIDVETNRTLNFTKMQELSTEYYLAYFSENSTLINQNSSQIDLETYNKLFKESQNDQILENNSNLQPWSIAFTVIGVVLLDFCADSCQSPARTYLLDVSIPSDHASGLSTFTIMAGLGGSLGYAMGAIDWGNTWIGDLLGGQIHAVFTINTIIFLICLAISLNSFSELPLPLLKDPVMYKEYKEKLHRNTGDKNSKEMDVISVDQNLNEADKKMHGADREKEVIDSKNVEIKITNETEVAKDSPKLKEYLLSIVHMPRSLRILSLTNLLGWMSCICYMLYFTDFVGECVFGGDPQDAQDSTKYATFQEGVQFGCWGLALFCISCSFYSLFVEALVKKVGAKAVYIGTQLGYSVSTIIMAITKHKVAVILLSPIAGIMYSSLLTLPYLLVADYHSKNQFSKKKKLDPKNARGIGTDVAAISSMMFLAQLLLSVTMGNVAEAIGSSAVPIFAAAILSACGAISATQVTYLSI